From a region of the Monodelphis domestica isolate mMonDom1 chromosome 8, mMonDom1.pri, whole genome shotgun sequence genome:
- the NCEH1 gene encoding neutral cholesterol ester hydrolase 1 isoform X2, whose amino-acid sequence MAEELNAVIVSVEYRLVPKVHFPEQLYDIDRAARYFLQPEVLEKYSVDPARIAISGDSAGGNLAAALGQEFSKDATLRNKIKLQALIYPVLQALDFNTPSYQQNANSPILPRHVMVRYWIDYLKGNQDFVQAMLVNNHTSSDMEMAATLRARLNWLSLLPKSITKNYRPVMKKVGNSQIVQELPQLLDARSAPLIADQEILQNLPKTYILTCEHDVLRDDGIMYVKRLESAGVEVTHDHFKDAFHGCMIFTSWPTNFSVGVRTRDSYIKWLKQNL is encoded by the exons ATGGCGGAGGAGCTGAATGCCGTCATCGTCTCCGTGGA ATACAGACTGGTCCCAAAGGTTCATTTTCCTGAACAGCTCTATGATATAGATCGGGCAGCCAGGTACTTCCTACAGCCTGAGGTCCTGGAGAAGTATTCTGTCGACCCAGCAAGAATAGCCATTTCTGGAGACAGTGCTGGTGGGAATTTGGCTGCAGCTCTGGGTCAGGAG TTTAGCAAAGACGCCACCTTGAGGAACAAAATCAAGCTCCAAGCTTTGATCTACCCGGTCCTCCAAGCTCTTGACTTCAACACCCCCTCCTACCAGCAGAATGCCAACTCCCCCATCCTGCCCCGCCACGTCATGGTCAGATACTGGATCGACTATTTAAAAGGGAACCAGGATTTTGTCCAGGCCATGTTGGTCAACAACCACACCTCCTCGGACATGGAGATGGCTGCCACTCTCAGGGCCCGGCTCAACTGGCTTTCCCTCTTGCCCAAATCCATCACCAAGAACTACAGACCCGTCATGAAGAAGGTGGGCAATTCTCAGATCGTCCAAGAGCTCCCCCAGCTCCTGGATGCTCGCTCAGCCCCGCTGATCGCAGACCAAGAGATCCTTCAGAACCTGCCAAAGACTTATATCTTGACCTGTGAGCACGATGTCCTCAGGGACGATGGCATCATGTATGTCAAGCGCTTGGAGAGTGCCGGTGTGGAGGTGACCCATGACCACTTTAAGGATGCCTTCCACGGCTGCATGATTTTTACTTCCTGGCCCACCAATTTCTCGGTGGGAGTTCGGACTAGGGACAGCTACATTAAGTGGCTGAAGCAAAACCTGTGA